A DNA window from Chryseobacterium scophthalmum contains the following coding sequences:
- a CDS encoding LpxL/LpxP family acyltransferase, with protein MNKWKGKSKGTILGYRIFVWCIRNIGIRSSYFVLYFVAFYYFLFEKKSNKYYRYYFQKRLNYGFWKTKISLFKSYFTFGTILIDKTAISAGLRNKYTYEFDGIENLRNLLAEKKGGVLISAHIGNFEIAEHFFAEIDFDCQINLVTTDQEVTVIKEYLESVSVKQSNIKFIYVKDDMSHIFDINEALSKNELICFTGDRYFEGSKFLEADLLGKSAKFPAGPFLIASRLGVPVVYVYVMKEKNLHYHLYARVAENVKKRDAQGLLHSYTKNLESMIQKYPLQWFNYFDFWDDID; from the coding sequence ATGAACAAGTGGAAAGGAAAATCTAAAGGTACCATTTTAGGTTACAGAATCTTCGTTTGGTGCATTAGAAATATTGGGATCCGAAGTTCTTATTTTGTTCTTTATTTTGTTGCTTTTTACTATTTTTTATTCGAAAAAAAGAGCAACAAATATTATCGATATTACTTCCAGAAAAGACTCAATTACGGTTTTTGGAAAACAAAAATCTCCTTGTTTAAAAGTTATTTTACTTTCGGAACGATTTTAATTGATAAGACTGCTATTTCAGCTGGTTTAAGAAATAAATACACCTACGAATTCGACGGAATAGAAAATCTCAGAAATCTTTTAGCCGAAAAAAAAGGTGGCGTTTTGATCAGCGCACACATCGGGAATTTCGAAATTGCAGAACATTTTTTTGCAGAAATTGATTTTGATTGCCAAATTAATTTAGTGACAACAGATCAGGAAGTTACAGTCATTAAAGAGTATCTCGAAAGCGTTTCTGTGAAACAGAGCAACATCAAATTCATTTACGTAAAAGACGATATGTCGCATATTTTCGACATCAACGAAGCCTTGTCTAAAAACGAATTGATATGTTTTACTGGCGATCGTTATTTTGAAGGTTCAAAATTCCTTGAAGCAGATTTGCTTGGGAAAAGTGCTAAATTTCCGGCAGGTCCTTTCCTTATTGCTTCCCGATTGGGTGTTCCTGTGGTGTATGTTTACGTTATGAAAGAAAAAAATCTTCATTATCATTTGTATGCAAGAGTCGCTGAAAACGTCAAAAAACGCGATGCACAAGGACTTTTACACTCATACACCAAAAATCTTGAATCAATGATTCAGAAATATCCACTTCAATGGTTCAACTATTTCGATTTTTGGGACGATATTGATTAA
- a CDS encoding acyl carrier protein produces MEREKIVAIANDFLINEFEVDGDEISNDAHFKKTLGLDSLDYIDLVVVIESNFGIKLGETDFKDIITFDDFYSTIENKIAQKNA; encoded by the coding sequence ATGGAAAGAGAAAAAATTGTTGCCATTGCTAATGATTTTTTAATCAATGAGTTTGAGGTAGATGGTGACGAGATCAGTAATGATGCCCATTTCAAGAAAACTTTGGGCTTAGACAGTTTAGATTATATAGACTTGGTGGTGGTAATTGAATCTAATTTTGGAATAAAATTAGGCGAAACAGACTTTAAAGATATTATCACTTTTGATGATTTCTACTCGACAATAGAAAACAAAATCGCTCAAAAAAACGCATAA
- a CDS encoding beta-ketoacyl-[acyl-carrier-protein] synthase family protein, producing MENRVVITGMGIYSCIGTSLEEVKESLYQGKSGIVLVDERKEFGFRSGLTGVVPKPDLKNLLNRRQRVSMGEESEYAYIATLDALKQAKIDQDFLDQNEVGILYGNDSVSKAVVESIDIAREKKDTTLMGSGAIFKSMNSTVTMNLSTIFKLRGINLTISAACASGSHSLGLAYMMIKNGFQEMIVCGGAQETNKYSMASFDGLGVFSVRENEPAKASRPFDSDRDGLIPSGGAATLIVESLESAQKRGATILGEIVGYGFSSNGGHISTPNVDGPALAMNRALKQSGLDVKDIDYINAHATSTPIGDANEAKAIHEIFGSEVPVSSTKSMTGHECWMAGASEVIYSILMMQNDFVAPNINLENPDEDAQKINLISETKNQKIDVFLSNSFGFGGTNSALIVKKFE from the coding sequence ATGGAAAATAGGGTAGTCATTACCGGAATGGGAATTTATTCTTGCATCGGAACTTCTTTGGAAGAAGTGAAAGAATCCCTGTATCAAGGAAAATCGGGAATTGTTTTAGTCGATGAAAGAAAAGAATTTGGCTTCAGATCAGGTCTTACGGGAGTTGTTCCAAAACCGGATTTGAAAAATCTTCTCAACAGACGTCAACGCGTAAGCATGGGCGAAGAAAGCGAATACGCTTACATTGCAACATTGGATGCTCTAAAACAGGCAAAAATCGATCAGGATTTTTTAGACCAAAACGAAGTCGGAATTTTATACGGAAACGACAGCGTTTCAAAAGCGGTTGTAGAATCTATTGATATTGCAAGAGAAAAAAAAGATACCACTTTGATGGGTTCTGGAGCGATTTTCAAATCGATGAACTCCACGGTAACGATGAATCTTTCTACTATTTTTAAATTAAGAGGAATCAATTTAACAATCAGTGCAGCTTGTGCAAGCGGTTCTCATTCTTTGGGATTGGCTTACATGATGATTAAAAATGGTTTTCAGGAGATGATTGTTTGCGGTGGAGCACAGGAAACCAACAAATATTCAATGGCGAGTTTTGATGGTTTGGGTGTTTTTTCGGTAAGAGAAAACGAACCTGCAAAAGCATCAAGACCTTTCGATTCTGATAGAGACGGATTAATTCCGAGCGGTGGAGCAGCAACTTTAATTGTTGAAAGCCTTGAATCTGCACAAAAAAGAGGAGCAACTATTTTAGGCGAGATCGTTGGTTACGGTTTTTCTTCAAATGGCGGACATATTTCTACGCCCAATGTAGATGGTCCGGCTTTAGCGATGAACCGTGCTTTAAAACAGTCGGGTTTAGATGTGAAAGATATCGATTATATCAATGCTCATGCGACTTCCACACCGATTGGTGATGCAAACGAAGCAAAAGCAATTCATGAAATTTTCGGAAGCGAAGTTCCGGTAAGTTCTACAAAATCAATGACGGGTCACGAATGTTGGATGGCAGGTGCAAGTGAAGTGATCTATTCCATTTTGATGATGCAGAATGATTTTGTGGCGCCTAACATCAATTTAGAAAATCCTGATGAAGACGCTCAAAAGATAAATTTAATCTCCGAAACTAAAAATCAAAAAATTGACGTATTTTTGTCGAATTCTTTCGGATTTGGGGGAACCAACTCCGCATTAATCGTTAAAAAATTTGAATAA
- the fabG gene encoding 3-oxoacyl-ACP reductase FabG: MKCAIVTGGSRGIGRAICIKLAEEKIEHILINYTSNETAAKETLAKVEELGSTGEILKFDVGNAEETQKVLNEWQENNPNSVVEIIVNNAGITRDGLFMWMPIEDWNSVINTSLNGFYNVTNFFIQKLLRNKYGRIINMVSVSGVKGTAGQTNYSAAKGALVGATKALAQEVAKRNITVNAVAPGFIKTDMTQDFNEDELKTMIPANRFGEAEEVADLVAFLASKKSSYITGEIININGGIYS; encoded by the coding sequence ATGAAATGTGCAATTGTAACAGGTGGTTCCCGCGGAATCGGAAGAGCAATCTGTATAAAACTGGCTGAAGAGAAAATCGAGCATATTTTAATTAATTATACTTCAAACGAAACTGCAGCAAAGGAAACTTTGGCTAAAGTGGAAGAATTGGGTTCTACAGGAGAAATTCTTAAATTCGATGTAGGAAATGCTGAAGAAACTCAAAAAGTTTTAAATGAATGGCAGGAAAATAATCCAAATTCTGTAGTTGAAATTATCGTAAACAACGCAGGAATTACAAGAGACGGATTATTCATGTGGATGCCAATTGAAGACTGGAATTCTGTGATTAACACAAGTTTAAATGGTTTCTATAATGTGACGAACTTCTTTATTCAAAAGTTGCTGAGAAACAAATACGGCAGAATTATCAATATGGTCTCTGTTTCCGGAGTAAAAGGAACTGCGGGACAAACCAATTATTCTGCTGCGAAAGGTGCTTTGGTCGGAGCGACAAAAGCTTTGGCTCAGGAAGTTGCAAAAAGAAATATCACTGTAAATGCAGTTGCTCCGGGTTTCATAAAAACAGATATGACGCAGGATTTTAACGAAGATGAATTAAAAACAATGATTCCTGCAAACAGATTTGGTGAAGCAGAAGAAGTGGCAGATTTAGTTGCATTTTTAGCATCAAAAAAATCTTCTTACATCACAGGAGAAATTATTAATATTAACGGAGGAATTTATTCGTAA
- a CDS encoding HAL/PAL/TAL family ammonia-lyase translates to MKINNFLELRDFQRIIIENESIELDQSLLQRVNESFSFLKEFSKNKVIYGVNTGFGPMAQFKISDEDTHQLQYNLIRSHSSGIGNPLPADEVKASMLARLNTLSLGNSGVHESVVNLLKELINRDITPLIFEHGGVGASGDLVQLAHLALVLIGEGEVFYKGERKSTKEVFETEGLEPIQVEIREGLALMNGTSVMSGIGIVNAYKANQLTEISLKLSCAINEIVQAYDDHFSEVLNGTKLHAGQQKIAEKMRHHLADSKLIRKRADHLYTHFEEQEKVFKEKVQEYYSLRCVPQILGPVLDTLEYTEKVLENEINSANDNPIINVKDQHVYHGGNFHGDYISLEMDKLKIVVTKLTMLAERQLNYLLNSKINEILPPFVNLGKLGFNFGMQGVQFTATSTTAESQMLSNPMYVHSIPNNNDNQDIVSMGTNAAVICRKVIENAFEVLSIEAITIVQGIEYLGFQEQVSSKTKELYDEIRKIIPAFSNDMVMYPYLEEVKKYLKTM, encoded by the coding sequence ATGAAAATAAATAACTTTTTAGAACTGAGAGATTTTCAGAGAATTATTATCGAAAATGAAAGCATAGAATTAGATCAATCACTTCTCCAGAGGGTGAATGAGAGCTTTTCTTTTCTGAAAGAATTTTCAAAAAATAAAGTAATTTATGGAGTGAATACGGGTTTCGGACCGATGGCTCAGTTTAAAATCAGTGATGAAGATACTCATCAACTTCAATATAATTTAATCAGAAGTCATTCTTCAGGGATTGGAAATCCGCTTCCTGCAGATGAAGTGAAAGCTAGTATGTTGGCAAGACTGAATACTTTATCACTTGGAAATTCCGGAGTTCATGAATCTGTTGTGAATTTACTTAAAGAATTAATTAACAGAGATATTACACCGCTTATTTTTGAACACGGAGGTGTTGGAGCAAGTGGTGATTTGGTGCAATTGGCACATTTGGCTTTAGTTTTAATTGGTGAAGGCGAAGTTTTCTATAAAGGAGAAAGAAAATCGACAAAAGAAGTTTTCGAAACTGAAGGTTTAGAACCTATTCAGGTTGAAATTCGTGAAGGTTTAGCTTTAATGAACGGAACTTCGGTAATGTCAGGAATTGGAATTGTAAACGCATACAAAGCCAATCAATTAACTGAAATTTCATTAAAATTATCTTGTGCAATCAATGAAATTGTTCAGGCATACGATGATCATTTTTCTGAAGTACTGAACGGAACAAAACTTCACGCAGGTCAGCAGAAAATCGCAGAAAAAATGCGTCACCATTTAGCTGATAGTAAATTAATCAGAAAAAGAGCAGATCATTTATATACTCACTTTGAAGAACAGGAAAAGGTTTTCAAAGAAAAAGTACAGGAATATTATTCTTTAAGATGTGTTCCTCAGATTTTAGGTCCGGTTTTAGATACTTTAGAATACACTGAAAAAGTATTAGAAAATGAGATCAATTCAGCAAACGATAACCCAATTATCAATGTAAAAGATCAACACGTTTACCACGGCGGAAACTTCCATGGAGATTATATTTCTTTGGAAATGGATAAGCTGAAAATTGTTGTAACGAAGTTGACTATGTTAGCTGAAAGACAATTGAATTATCTTTTAAATTCAAAAATCAATGAAATTTTACCTCCATTTGTTAATTTGGGTAAATTAGGATTTAATTTCGGGATGCAGGGTGTTCAGTTTACAGCGACTTCTACAACTGCGGAAAGCCAGATGTTGTCGAATCCTATGTATGTTCACAGTATTCCGAACAATAATGATAATCAGGATATTGTAAGTATGGGAACAAATGCAGCGGTAATTTGCAGAAAAGTAATTGAAAATGCGTTTGAAGTACTTTCTATTGAGGCGATTACGATTGTTCAGGGGATTGAATATCTTGGTTTTCAAGAACAAGTTTCATCTAAAACAAAAGAGCTGTACGATGAAATCAGAAAAATTATTCCTGCATTTTCAAATGATATGGTGATGTATCCTTATTTGGAGGAAGTGAAAAAATATTTAAAGACAATGTAA
- a CDS encoding NAD(P)/FAD-dependent oxidoreductase translates to MDKEIVDVLVIGAGPSGCVSSAYLKKNNINVKVVEKTKFPRLVVGESLIPRVMDHFDEAGLFPALDKMGFEKKLGARFMRGNEVCIFDFSNKFGEGWDWTWQVPRADFDNTLAQEVINKGIDLEFETEVIGIEFNGTDSVTTVKTKDGKTKEIHAKFVIDSSGYGRVLPRLLDLEKPSKLSPHSAIFAHVEDINREEGVEGTLISFDIIETEVWLWVIPFSNGNTSIGIVGPTDYIEKLSKNGDPTEALRKAISLSDYYVKRFGDVEFLFEPRHLKDYSCSVKSLYGDGFALTGNASEFLDPVFSSGMAFATEGGMTAAKLAIRQLNGEKVDWQKEFADYILYGVDVFTTYVKEWYTGNLQELFFHQPENPDVKRKICAVLAGYVWDKKNTFVRIHDTAIVNLANFIKAEKQQA, encoded by the coding sequence ATGGACAAAGAAATTGTTGATGTTTTAGTAATTGGAGCTGGACCTTCCGGATGCGTATCTTCTGCTTATTTGAAGAAGAATAACATCAATGTGAAAGTAGTTGAAAAAACAAAATTCCCAAGACTTGTTGTTGGCGAAAGCCTTATTCCCAGAGTGATGGATCATTTTGATGAAGCCGGATTGTTTCCTGCGTTAGATAAAATGGGCTTTGAAAAAAAATTGGGAGCTCGTTTTATGCGAGGAAATGAAGTCTGTATTTTTGACTTCAGCAACAAATTCGGAGAAGGATGGGATTGGACTTGGCAAGTTCCGAGAGCTGATTTTGACAATACTCTGGCTCAGGAAGTCATCAACAAAGGAATTGATCTTGAATTTGAAACAGAAGTTATCGGCATTGAATTTAACGGAACAGATTCTGTCACAACCGTTAAAACTAAAGACGGAAAAACTAAAGAAATCCACGCAAAATTCGTAATTGATTCCAGTGGTTACGGAAGAGTTTTACCGAGACTTTTAGACTTAGAAAAACCATCAAAATTGTCTCCACACTCTGCAATTTTTGCTCACGTTGAAGATATCAACAGAGAAGAAGGCGTAGAAGGAACTTTGATTTCTTTTGACATTATTGAAACAGAAGTCTGGCTTTGGGTAATTCCTTTTTCCAATGGAAATACGAGCATAGGAATTGTTGGCCCGACTGATTATATCGAAAAATTATCTAAAAATGGAGACCCTACAGAAGCTTTAAGAAAAGCAATTTCACTTTCTGATTATTATGTAAAACGTTTTGGTGATGTAGAATTTCTTTTTGAACCAAGACATTTGAAAGATTATTCTTGCTCGGTAAAAAGTCTTTACGGTGACGGATTTGCTTTAACAGGAAATGCTTCAGAATTTCTAGATCCTGTTTTTTCTTCGGGAATGGCTTTTGCAACCGAAGGCGGAATGACAGCTGCAAAACTGGCCATAAGACAATTAAACGGAGAAAAAGTTGATTGGCAAAAAGAATTTGCAGACTATATTTTGTACGGCGTTGATGTTTTCACAACATATGTAAAAGAGTGGTACACCGGAAATCTTCAGGAATTATTCTTCCACCAACCGGAAAACCCTGATGTTAAGAGAAAAATCTGCGCAGTTTTGGCAGGATATGTTTGGGATAAAAAAAATACATTTGTGAGAATACATGATACTGCAATTGTGAATCTTGCAAATTTCATTAAAGCAGAAAAGCAACAAGCATAA
- a CDS encoding phenylacetate--CoA ligase family protein, which translates to MELFPFIEKADIQDIKIFQEEKLQELLQYLEANSPFYQKLFKENNIQISDIQTLEDLQKIPTTSKNDIQQNNDDFFCIPQNQIVDYSTTSGTLGDPVTFGLSDNDLERLAYNEAISFACAGIQKGDVVQMITTIDKRFMAGLAYFLGLRKMGASVVRMGPGIPELQWDSIFRYKPKYLITVPSFLLKMIDYAEKHGIDYKNSSVFGAVCIGESIKNQDFTDNILSQKIKEKWNIQLYSTYASTEMSTAFTECENQVGGHQHPELIITEILDDEGNPVKDGESGELTITTLGVEALPLLRFKTGDLVKAHYEPCKCGRNTMRLGPVVGRKQQMIKYKGTTLYPPAMNDILNDFEGILCYQIVIQSNEIGLDEIIIKLSTEREEESFEGEVRDHFRAKLRVSPKIEMLDFDVLYKTVFNPNSRKPITFIDLR; encoded by the coding sequence TTGGAACTTTTCCCATTCATCGAGAAAGCAGACATTCAGGATATAAAAATATTTCAGGAAGAAAAACTTCAGGAGCTTTTACAATATCTTGAAGCCAATTCGCCTTTTTACCAGAAATTATTTAAAGAAAACAATATTCAAATTTCTGATATTCAGACTTTGGAAGATTTACAGAAAATTCCAACGACCTCGAAAAACGATATTCAGCAAAATAATGATGATTTTTTCTGTATTCCCCAGAATCAAATTGTTGATTACAGTACGACTTCAGGAACTTTAGGAGATCCCGTAACTTTTGGTTTATCCGATAACGATCTTGAAAGATTAGCTTACAACGAAGCAATTTCTTTCGCTTGCGCAGGGATTCAGAAAGGAGATGTTGTACAGATGATTACGACGATTGATAAAAGATTCATGGCCGGACTTGCTTATTTTTTAGGTTTAAGAAAAATGGGTGCAAGTGTTGTCAGAATGGGACCTGGAATTCCAGAACTTCAGTGGGACTCTATTTTTAGGTATAAACCAAAATATTTGATAACCGTTCCATCATTTCTGTTGAAAATGATTGATTATGCCGAAAAACACGGAATTGATTATAAAAATTCCAGCGTTTTTGGTGCGGTTTGCATTGGTGAAAGCATCAAAAATCAAGATTTTACAGATAATATTCTTTCGCAAAAAATTAAGGAGAAATGGAATATTCAATTGTATTCCACTTATGCTTCTACTGAAATGAGCACTGCATTTACCGAATGTGAAAATCAAGTTGGTGGTCATCAACATCCTGAATTAATTATTACCGAAATTCTTGATGATGAAGGAAATCCAGTAAAAGATGGAGAAAGCGGAGAATTGACCATTACAACATTAGGTGTTGAAGCACTTCCTTTGTTGAGATTTAAAACGGGAGATTTAGTTAAAGCTCATTATGAACCATGTAAATGTGGTAGAAATACGATGAGATTAGGACCAGTTGTCGGAAGAAAACAGCAAATGATCAAATATAAAGGAACAACTTTGTATCCGCCTGCAATGAATGATATTCTGAATGATTTTGAAGGAATATTGTGTTATCAAATTGTTATTCAATCGAATGAAATTGGTTTAGATGAAATTATCATTAAGCTAAGTACAGAAAGAGAAGAGGAAAGTTTTGAAGGAGAAGTGAGAGATCATTTCCGTGCAAAATTAAGAGTTAGCCCGAAAATTGAAATGCTAGATTTTGATGTTTTGTATAAAACCGTTTTCAATCCAAATAGTAGAAAACCGATTACATTTATAGATTTAAGATAA
- the ileS gene encoding isoleucine--tRNA ligase has product MSQFKEYKNLNLIDVAENVSEFWKANDTFAKSVETRQGNPEFVFYEGPPSANGMPGIHHVMARALKDIFCRYQTQNGKQVFRKAGWDTHGLPVELGVEKELGITKEDIGKKISIEDYNKACREAVMRYTDVWNHLTEKIGYWVDLEDPYITYKSKYMETVWWLLKQLYSKELLYKGYTIQPYSPKAGTGLSSHELNQPGTYRDVTDTTIVAQFKVKKDSSELFNDVDGDVNVLAWTTTPWTLPSNTALAVGRDIEYVVVKTFNQYTFEPVTVVLARVLLEKNFGKKFVEGTDEDLANYSSDSKTIPFKVLKEFTGEKLAGTQYEQLIPWFTPDETPEKAFRVIIGDFVTTEDGTGIVHIAPTFGADDARVAKDAGIPPMLVKDENDNLVPLVDLQGKFIKGNDVPKTFSGKYIKNEYYDEGTAPEKSWDVELAILLKTENKAFKVEKYVHSYPHCWRTDKPVLYYPLDSWFVKMTAVKNRLVELNETINWKPKATGEGRFANWLENVNDWNLSRSRYWGIPLPIWRTEDLKEEKIIGSVEELYNEIEKSVAAGLMKENPFKGFEIGNMSEENYSLVDLHKNVVDKVVLVSDSGKAMNRESDLIDVWFDSGSMPYAQLHYPFENKELIDNNKAFPADFIAEGVDQTRGWFYTLHAIGTAVFDSVAYKNVMSNGLVLDKNGQKMSKRLGNAVDPFETLAVYGPDATRWYMISNANPWENLKFDIEGIDEVRRKFFGTLYNTYSFFALYANVDGFKFAEPSVQNRPEIDRWILSELNLLIKEVKAFYEDYEPTRVARAISNFVNDNLSNWYVRLCRRRFWKGDYSDDKISAYQTLYTCLETVAKLSAPIAPFFMDQLYQDLNKVTGKESVESVHLTDFPVADESLIDQDLVEKTHLAQNITSMVFSLRKKENVKVRQPLQKVLIPVLDKKTEDQILAVAELIKQEVNVKELQLINAEEASHLIVKQIKPNFKTLGSRLGKDMKVVGNEITNLSAEQISSLEKEGSIEIQGYEITLNDVEISTKDIPGWTVTSDGKTTVALDLKMTDELKSEGIAREFINRIQNLRKEKDFELTDRISIVLEENTPFLEQIKQNEEYISSEVLSNKIEIVSSLSNFNEIDIDEIKFKVNVEKN; this is encoded by the coding sequence ATGAGCCAATTTAAAGAATATAAAAACCTCAACCTTATAGATGTAGCCGAGAATGTTTCGGAATTCTGGAAAGCAAACGACACTTTTGCAAAAAGCGTGGAAACACGTCAGGGAAATCCTGAGTTTGTGTTTTACGAAGGTCCGCCTTCAGCCAACGGAATGCCCGGAATTCACCACGTTATGGCAAGAGCGTTGAAAGATATTTTCTGTCGTTACCAAACGCAGAACGGGAAACAGGTTTTCCGTAAAGCAGGTTGGGACACACACGGACTTCCTGTGGAATTAGGAGTTGAAAAAGAACTCGGAATCACTAAAGAAGATATTGGCAAAAAAATTTCGATTGAAGATTACAACAAAGCTTGTCGTGAAGCGGTAATGCGTTACACTGATGTCTGGAATCACCTTACCGAAAAAATCGGATATTGGGTAGATCTTGAAGATCCGTACATCACTTACAAGTCAAAATATATGGAGACTGTTTGGTGGTTGTTGAAGCAATTATACAGCAAAGAATTGTTGTATAAAGGTTACACGATTCAACCTTATTCTCCGAAAGCAGGAACCGGACTTTCTTCTCACGAGTTGAATCAGCCGGGAACTTACCGTGATGTTACCGACACAACAATTGTTGCCCAATTTAAAGTTAAAAAAGATTCATCAGAATTATTCAACGATGTTGATGGAGATGTAAACGTTTTAGCTTGGACGACAACTCCTTGGACCTTGCCTTCAAACACGGCTTTGGCGGTAGGAAGAGATATTGAATATGTTGTCGTAAAAACTTTCAACCAATATACTTTTGAGCCTGTAACAGTTGTTTTGGCGAGAGTTTTATTGGAGAAGAATTTCGGTAAAAAATTCGTGGAAGGAACTGATGAAGATTTGGCAAACTATAGTTCAGACAGCAAAACAATTCCTTTTAAAGTTTTAAAAGAATTTACCGGTGAAAAGCTTGCAGGAACTCAATACGAGCAATTAATCCCTTGGTTTACACCGGATGAAACTCCTGAAAAAGCATTCAGAGTAATTATCGGAGATTTTGTAACGACGGAAGACGGTACAGGTATCGTACACATCGCTCCTACTTTTGGTGCAGATGATGCAAGAGTAGCGAAAGATGCAGGAATTCCGCCAATGTTGGTAAAAGATGAGAATGATAACTTGGTTCCGTTGGTTGACTTACAAGGTAAATTCATCAAAGGAAATGATGTTCCAAAAACTTTCTCAGGAAAATATATTAAAAACGAATATTACGATGAAGGAACTGCACCTGAAAAATCTTGGGATGTAGAATTGGCGATTTTGTTGAAAACAGAAAACAAAGCCTTCAAAGTAGAAAAATATGTTCACAGTTATCCACACTGTTGGAGAACCGATAAACCAGTTTTATATTATCCTTTGGATTCTTGGTTTGTAAAAATGACGGCTGTAAAAAACCGTTTGGTAGAATTAAACGAAACCATCAACTGGAAACCAAAAGCTACCGGAGAAGGTCGTTTTGCCAATTGGTTGGAAAACGTAAACGACTGGAATCTTTCCCGCTCAAGATATTGGGGAATTCCGTTGCCGATCTGGAGAACTGAAGATTTAAAAGAAGAAAAAATCATCGGTTCTGTAGAAGAATTATATAACGAAATCGAAAAATCTGTTGCTGCAGGATTAATGAAAGAAAATCCTTTCAAAGGTTTTGAGATTGGAAATATGTCTGAAGAAAACTATTCTTTGGTTGATCTGCACAAAAATGTAGTTGACAAAGTAGTTTTGGTTTCAGATTCAGGAAAAGCAATGAACCGTGAAAGCGACCTAATCGATGTTTGGTTTGATTCAGGTTCTATGCCTTATGCACAGTTGCATTATCCTTTTGAAAATAAAGAATTAATTGATAACAATAAGGCTTTCCCAGCAGATTTCATCGCAGAAGGTGTTGACCAGACTCGTGGTTGGTTCTATACGCTTCATGCAATCGGAACGGCGGTTTTTGATTCAGTTGCTTATAAAAATGTAATGAGTAACGGGCTTGTTTTGGATAAAAACGGTCAGAAAATGTCAAAACGTTTAGGAAATGCAGTTGATCCATTTGAAACTCTTGCAGTTTATGGACCAGATGCAACGCGTTGGTACATGATTTCAAACGCAAATCCTTGGGAAAATCTGAAATTTGACATCGAAGGAATTGACGAAGTGAGAAGAAAATTCTTCGGAACACTTTACAACACGTATTCATTCTTCGCTTTATATGCAAATGTTGACGGATTCAAATTCGCTGAACCCTCGGTTCAGAACAGACCAGAAATCGACCGTTGGATTTTATCTGAATTAAATCTTTTAATTAAAGAAGTAAAAGCATTTTACGAAGATTACGAGCCAACAAGAGTTGCAAGAGCGATCAGTAATTTTGTAAATGATAATTTGAGTAACTGGTACGTAAGATTGTGCAGAAGACGTTTCTGGAAAGGAGATTATTCTGATGACAAAATCTCTGCTTACCAAACTTTATATACTTGTCTGGAAACTGTTGCCAAATTATCTGCACCAATTGCTCCGTTCTTTATGGATCAGTTGTATCAGGATTTGAACAAAGTAACAGGAAAAGAAAGCGTAGAATCTGTGCATTTAACAGACTTCCCGGTTGCTGATGAAAGTTTGATCGATCAGGATTTGGTTGAAAAAACCCATTTAGCACAAAACATTACGAGCATGGTTTTCTCATTGAGAAAAAAGGAAAACGTAAAAGTTCGTCAACCGTTACAAAAAGTGTTGATTCCTGTGTTGGATAAGAAAACTGAAGATCAGATTTTAGCCGTTGCAGAATTAATTAAACAAGAAGTTAACGTTAAAGAATTGCAATTGATCAATGCTGAAGAAGCATCCCATTTAATTGTAAAACAAATCAAACCGAACTTCAAAACTTTAGGTTCCAGACTTGGAAAAGACATGAAAGTGGTTGGTAATGAAATTACTAATCTTTCTGCCGAACAAATCTCATCTTTAGAAAAAGAAGGAAGCATCGAAATTCAAGGATATGAAATCACATTGAATGATGTAGAAATTTCAACAAAAGATATTCCGGGATGGACGGTAACTTCAGACGGGAAAACAACTGTGGCACTAGATTTGAAGATGACTGATGAGTTAAAATCTGAAGGTATCGCAAGAGAATTTATCAACAGGATCCAAAATCTCAGAAAAGAGAAAGATTTTGAATTAACAGACAGAATAAGCATCGTTTTGGAAGAAAACACTCCGTTTTTGGAGCAGATTAAACAAAATGAAGAATATATTTCATCTGAGGTCTTGTCAAATAAAATAGAAATTGTATCTTCACTTTCAAATTTTAACGAAATCGACATCGATGAGATTAAATTTAAAGTGAATGTTGAAAAAAATTAA